In Phyllobacterium zundukense, one DNA window encodes the following:
- a CDS encoding DUF2852 domain-containing protein: MNNAALIRPGWTPATIALMIIGFMLFWPLGLAMLAYIVWGNRFGGFKNEMSNATDNFCGAFRRQRHSHHFGRGPFGTGNVAFDEWREKELERLDEERRKLEEMRSEFEEYARELRRAKDREEFDRFMAERNAAPKKPSGSVPGVNDTDGE; encoded by the coding sequence ATGAACAATGCTGCTTTGATCCGGCCAGGCTGGACACCGGCCACCATCGCTCTGATGATTATCGGTTTCATGCTGTTCTGGCCGCTTGGTTTGGCCATGCTTGCCTATATTGTCTGGGGCAATCGTTTCGGCGGCTTCAAGAACGAAATGAGCAATGCGACTGACAATTTCTGCGGTGCATTCCGCCGTCAGCGTCACTCTCATCATTTCGGCAGAGGACCGTTCGGGACAGGCAACGTTGCCTTTGACGAATGGCGCGAGAAAGAGCTGGAGCGCCTCGACGAAGAGCGCCGCAAGCTCGAGGAAATGCGTAGCGAGTTTGAAGAGTATGCGCGTGAACTGCGCCGCGCCAAGGACCGCGAAGAATTCGATCGCTTCATGGCCGAGCGGAACGCCGCGCCAAAGAAGCCTTCCGGCTCCGTTCCTGGCGTGAACGATACTGACGGAGAATAG
- a CDS encoding M48 family metallopeptidase, which translates to MILSLFRSPPKKSATLKAERSYEVAGRVLPLRVMENPRATRLTLRIDAGGKGLRMTVPPGMPAREIDKFLTRHEGWIETRIAKMPDQPKVRPGVKIPVRGVPHLIVHEPAKRGTVRQENGADGPKLIVYGDRPHLARRVGDFLKREAKRDLEMLVARHTTTVGRRAKVIRLKDTKSRWGSCTSDGTLSFSWRIMMAPPPIIDYLVAHEVAHLKEMNHGPKFWKLCGELCPDTERCKAWLKRNGGALQAIDFS; encoded by the coding sequence ATGATCCTGTCGCTCTTCCGGAGTCCGCCGAAAAAATCCGCAACGCTGAAAGCCGAACGGAGCTACGAGGTTGCTGGCCGCGTCCTGCCGCTGCGCGTGATGGAAAACCCGCGGGCAACACGGCTGACGCTGCGTATCGATGCGGGCGGCAAGGGGCTTCGCATGACTGTGCCGCCGGGCATGCCGGCTCGGGAGATCGACAAGTTTCTGACGCGCCATGAGGGCTGGATCGAAACCCGCATTGCCAAAATGCCGGACCAACCCAAGGTACGTCCGGGGGTGAAGATCCCCGTTCGGGGGGTGCCGCATCTCATCGTGCACGAGCCGGCGAAACGCGGAACCGTCAGGCAGGAAAACGGAGCCGACGGTCCCAAGCTGATCGTTTATGGAGACCGCCCGCATCTGGCGCGGCGGGTTGGCGATTTTCTGAAGCGCGAGGCCAAGCGCGATCTTGAAATGCTGGTGGCGCGCCACACGACAACCGTAGGACGACGCGCCAAGGTCATTCGACTCAAGGATACGAAGAGCCGCTGGGGCTCATGCACGTCAGATGGTACGCTGTCGTTTTCCTGGCGCATCATGATGGCGCCGCCGCCGATCATCGACTATCTCGTCGCGCATGAAGTGGCGCATTTGAAAGAAATGAACCACGGGCCGAAATTCTGGAAACTGTGCGGCGAGCTTTGCCCGGATACGGAGCGTTGCAAGGCCTGGCTGAAACGTAATGGCGGCGCGCTGCAGGCAATCGATTTCAGCTGA
- a CDS encoding YdcF family protein: MRPSVSPAVLQAARTLWDFHLIYDELSKADLIIGLGSYDLRVADRCAELFHEGLAGRILFTGKSGNWTDGLYGGTEAEAFAARAKELDVPDDAILIEPQATNIGENIRFSRAMAGDEARRIVIVTKPQTQRRAYAAVRAQWPHVEALVTAPLTRFEDQPTEAYPLEKLVHEMVGDLQRMIDYPAKGYQIAQSIPASVADAFDFLVKEGYHHHL; encoded by the coding sequence ATGCGACCATCTGTTTCTCCTGCCGTTCTGCAGGCGGCGCGCACGTTGTGGGATTTTCACCTGATCTATGATGAATTGTCGAAAGCTGACCTGATCATCGGTCTCGGCAGCTACGACCTGCGTGTCGCGGATCGCTGTGCCGAACTGTTTCATGAGGGCCTGGCCGGGCGAATACTGTTTACCGGCAAGTCTGGTAACTGGACAGACGGACTATACGGCGGCACTGAGGCGGAGGCTTTTGCCGCACGCGCAAAAGAACTGGACGTTCCAGACGATGCCATCCTGATCGAGCCGCAAGCCACGAATATTGGCGAGAACATCCGGTTTTCGCGAGCGATGGCCGGGGACGAGGCGCGTCGCATCGTTATCGTGACGAAACCGCAGACCCAGCGACGTGCCTATGCGGCTGTTCGCGCCCAATGGCCCCATGTCGAGGCGCTGGTAACGGCACCGTTGACCCGTTTCGAGGATCAGCCGACCGAAGCCTACCCGCTTGAGAAGCTCGTTCACGAAATGGTCGGAGATCTGCAACGCATGATCGACTATCCGGCCAAAGGCTACCAGATAGCGCAATCCATCCCTGCATCTGTCGCGGATGCGTTCGATTTCCTTGTCAAAGAGGGCTATCACCACCATCTCTAA
- a CDS encoding phosphoribosylanthranilate isomerase — translation MSLDIKICGLKTDEAVAAALDGGASHIGFIFFPKSPRNIDPSEAGRLRRPAEGHAKAVAVTVDADDATLDAIVAAMKPDMLQLHGNESVARVAEVKARYGLPVMKAFSLRERSDLDQIAPYIGVADRFLFDAKPPKGSELPGGNGVSFDWQVLSELDASIDYMLSGGLNAGNIDEALAATLPSGIDISSGVESAPGVKDVGLIGEFFRAVRAAKSADAA, via the coding sequence ATGAGCCTTGATATCAAGATATGCGGGTTGAAAACCGACGAAGCAGTCGCGGCAGCGCTGGACGGCGGTGCATCGCATATCGGCTTCATTTTCTTCCCAAAGAGTCCGCGCAATATCGATCCCAGCGAAGCGGGCCGTCTGCGCCGCCCCGCTGAAGGACACGCCAAGGCTGTTGCCGTAACAGTCGATGCAGACGATGCGACGCTCGACGCAATTGTCGCCGCGATGAAGCCGGACATGCTGCAACTGCATGGCAATGAGAGTGTCGCACGCGTTGCCGAAGTCAAAGCGCGCTATGGGCTGCCAGTCATGAAGGCGTTTTCCCTGCGCGAACGCAGCGATCTCGACCAGATCGCGCCCTATATCGGCGTTGCAGACCGCTTCCTTTTTGATGCCAAACCGCCCAAGGGATCCGAACTTCCCGGCGGAAATGGCGTATCTTTCGACTGGCAGGTGCTCAGCGAGCTTGACGCCTCCATCGATTACATGCTTTCCGGTGGTCTCAATGCGGGCAATATCGATGAAGCGCTGGCGGCGACTTTGCCAAGCGGCATCGATATTTCATCCGGCGTCGAATCCGCGCCGGGTGTAAAAGATGTTGGCCTCATCGGGGAATTTTTCCGAGCCGTGCGCGCGGCCAAAAGCGCCGATGCGGCCTGA
- the trpB gene encoding tryptophan synthase subunit beta has product MNKVVEPNSFKTGPDEEGMFGIFGGRFVAETLMPLILELQEAYDDAKNDPSFKAELQALSTHYAGRPSKLYYAEGLTRHVRQLAKDQGLDGGAKIYFKREDLNHTGSHKINNCLGQILLAKRMGKTRIIAETGAGQHGVASATVSARFGLPCVVYMGATDVERQKPNVFRMKLLGAEVKPVSSGHGTLKDAMNEALRDWVSNVEDTYYLIGTAAGPHPYPELVRDFQSVIGTEAREQILEREGRLPDTIIAAVGGGSNAIGLFHPFLDDKSVEIIGVEAGGRGLDGEEHCASMSAGRPGVLHGNRTYLLQNKDGQILDGHSVSAGLDYPGVGPEHSWLRDTGRVSYVPILDGEALDAFQLTTRAEGIIPALESAHAIAHAVKIAPKMAQDKIMIVNLSGRGDKDVHTVGQLLGMDI; this is encoded by the coding sequence GTGAACAAGGTGGTTGAGCCCAATTCATTCAAGACCGGTCCCGATGAAGAGGGCATGTTCGGCATTTTCGGCGGCCGTTTTGTCGCCGAGACGCTGATGCCGCTGATCCTTGAGCTGCAGGAGGCCTATGACGACGCGAAGAACGATCCGTCGTTCAAGGCAGAGCTTCAGGCATTGTCGACCCATTATGCCGGCCGCCCCTCCAAACTCTATTATGCCGAAGGCCTGACACGGCATGTGCGTCAGCTTGCCAAGGATCAGGGCCTCGACGGCGGCGCCAAGATCTATTTCAAGCGCGAAGACCTGAACCATACGGGCAGCCACAAGATTAACAATTGTCTCGGCCAGATCCTGCTTGCCAAGCGCATGGGCAAGACGCGCATCATCGCGGAAACTGGTGCTGGGCAGCACGGCGTTGCATCCGCTACCGTATCGGCGCGTTTTGGCCTGCCATGCGTCGTCTATATGGGTGCGACCGATGTCGAGCGGCAGAAGCCGAACGTCTTCCGCATGAAGCTCCTCGGCGCCGAGGTCAAGCCAGTCTCCTCCGGTCACGGCACGCTGAAGGACGCGATGAACGAAGCCCTGCGCGACTGGGTCTCGAATGTCGAAGACACCTATTACCTGATTGGTACGGCCGCCGGTCCGCATCCTTATCCTGAGCTGGTGCGTGACTTCCAGTCGGTCATTGGTACCGAGGCGCGCGAGCAGATCCTCGAACGCGAAGGCCGCCTGCCCGACACGATCATTGCTGCTGTTGGCGGCGGTTCCAACGCGATCGGCCTGTTCCATCCCTTCCTCGACGACAAGAGCGTCGAGATCATCGGTGTCGAAGCCGGTGGCCGCGGGCTCGATGGCGAAGAACATTGTGCTTCTATGAGCGCGGGCCGCCCCGGTGTGCTGCATGGCAACCGCACCTATCTGTTGCAGAACAAGGATGGCCAGATCCTCGATGGCCATTCGGTTTCCGCTGGTCTCGATTACCCGGGTGTCGGGCCCGAGCATTCATGGCTGCGTGATACGGGCAGGGTTTCCTATGTACCGATCCTCGACGGCGAGGCGCTGGACGCGTTCCAGTTGACCACCCGCGCCGAGGGCATCATTCCCGCATTGGAATCCGCCCATGCGATCGCCCATGCGGTGAAGATTGCCCCGAAAATGGCACAGGACAAGATCATGATCGTCAATCTTTCAGGCCGCGGCGACAAGGACGTGCACACGGTCGGTCAACTGCTTGGAATGGATATCTGA
- the trpA gene encoding tryptophan synthase subunit alpha, with the protein MATRIDRKFAALKAEGRPALVTYFMGGDPDFDTSLRIMKALPRSGSDIIELGVPFSDPMADGPAIQAAGLRALKKGMSLTKTLELAAQFRTGDDTTPIVLMGYYNPIYIYGVDRFLKDAVASGIDGLIIVDLPPEMDEELCIPAIKAGINFIRLATPTTDDKRLPKVLQNTSGFVYYVSMNGITGSALPDTSRVAAAVERIKKHTDLPVVVGFGVKTAEQAKVIGSAADGVVVGTAIVNAVANTINPDGSLVADPAEAVATMVQGLSSGVRAVRLAAAE; encoded by the coding sequence ATGGCGACCCGTATTGACCGAAAATTTGCTGCCCTCAAGGCAGAAGGCCGTCCGGCACTCGTGACCTATTTCATGGGCGGCGATCCGGATTTCGACACGTCGCTCAGGATCATGAAGGCGTTGCCTCGCTCCGGTTCGGATATTATCGAACTCGGCGTGCCCTTCTCAGACCCGATGGCCGATGGCCCGGCCATTCAGGCAGCAGGCCTTCGCGCGCTGAAAAAGGGCATGTCGCTGACAAAGACCCTGGAACTCGCCGCACAGTTCCGGACAGGCGACGACACCACACCGATCGTCCTGATGGGCTACTACAATCCGATTTATATCTATGGCGTCGATCGTTTCCTGAAAGATGCCGTCGCGTCCGGAATTGACGGGTTGATCATCGTCGACCTGCCGCCGGAAATGGACGAGGAGCTCTGCATCCCTGCCATCAAGGCGGGGATCAACTTCATTCGTCTCGCAACGCCGACAACCGACGACAAGCGCCTGCCAAAGGTTTTGCAGAACACGTCGGGTTTCGTCTACTACGTATCGATGAACGGCATCACCGGTTCGGCACTGCCGGATACAAGCAGGGTCGCGGCCGCTGTCGAGCGGATCAAGAAGCACACGGACCTGCCGGTCGTGGTCGGCTTCGGCGTCAAGACCGCGGAACAGGCCAAGGTCATCGGCTCCGCTGCAGATGGCGTGGTTGTCGGCACGGCAATCGTCAATGCAGTGGCCAATACGATCAATCCCGACGGCTCGCTGGTGGCCGATCCGGCTGAAGCAGTTGCCACCATGGTGCAGGGCCTTTCCAGTGGCGTGCGAGCCGTGCGGCTTGCAGCTGCAGAGTAG
- the accD gene encoding acetyl-CoA carboxylase, carboxyltransferase subunit beta, with translation MNWITNYVRPKINSMLGRREMPENLWIKDPESGEMVFHTDLEKNQWVVPSSGHHMRIPARDRLRFFFDDGVFETLEQPRVATDPLKFRDEKRYVDRLKEHRAKTGQDDAIINALGTIEGLPVVVTIHDFSFMGGSLGMAAGEAIIKGFETAIAQKKPLILFAASGGARMQEGILSLMQLPRTTVAVEMLKEAGLPYIVVLTNPTTGGVSASYAMLGDVHIAEPGALIGFAGQRVIEQTIREKLPEGFQRAEYLKAHGMVDMVVPRTELKSTIARLLKMLMGEPATETPEELPDGLATALPVPVETNS, from the coding sequence ATGAACTGGATCACGAATTACGTCCGGCCAAAGATCAATTCGATGCTTGGTCGTCGTGAAATGCCGGAGAATCTGTGGATCAAGGACCCGGAATCCGGCGAAATGGTCTTCCATACGGATCTGGAGAAGAACCAGTGGGTCGTGCCCTCCTCCGGCCATCACATGCGCATTCCTGCCAGGGACCGGCTGAGGTTTTTCTTCGATGACGGTGTGTTTGAAACACTCGAACAGCCGAGGGTCGCAACCGATCCGCTCAAATTCCGCGACGAAAAGCGCTATGTCGACCGGTTGAAGGAGCATCGTGCCAAGACCGGTCAGGATGATGCGATCATCAACGCCCTTGGTACAATCGAGGGTCTGCCGGTCGTCGTCACGATCCATGACTTCAGTTTCATGGGCGGTTCGCTTGGCATGGCGGCGGGCGAAGCAATTATCAAGGGCTTCGAAACCGCGATCGCCCAGAAGAAGCCCCTCATACTCTTTGCTGCATCCGGCGGCGCACGCATGCAGGAGGGCATCCTTTCGCTGATGCAGTTGCCACGCACCACCGTCGCCGTGGAAATGCTGAAAGAAGCCGGACTGCCTTATATCGTCGTGTTGACCAATCCGACGACAGGCGGCGTGTCTGCTTCCTACGCGATGCTGGGTGATGTTCACATTGCCGAGCCCGGTGCATTGATCGGATTTGCAGGACAGCGTGTCATCGAGCAGACCATCCGCGAAAAACTGCCCGAAGGATTCCAGCGCGCCGAATATCTGAAGGCGCATGGCATGGTCGACATGGTTGTACCACGGACGGAATTGAAATCGACGATTGCACGCCTGTTGAAAATGCTGATGGGCGAACCGGCGACCGAAACTCCCGAAGAATTGCCAGACGGATTGGCTACCGCATTACCGGTACCGGTTGAAACCAATTCTTGA
- a CDS encoding bifunctional folylpolyglutamate synthase/dihydrofolate synthase, which translates to MPSRAEQEIERLLGLHPKGFDLSLGRITRLLDTLGNPHLRLPPVIHVAGTNGKGSAVAFSRALLEAAGYTVHVHTSPHLVRWHERYRLGAPGGGKIVGDDVLAEAVKRVAEANAGQAITVFEILTAVTFVLFSEHPADAVILEVGLGGRFDATNVIPEPAVSVIMPISLDHQPYLGDRVELIAAEKAGIIKSRCPVVIGAQEEEAVRMVLIETAERRDCPYSVYGQDFLSFEERGRMIYQDNTGLMDLPLPGLLGRHQLANAAAAIQAVKTAGFTIPEHAVETAMTSVEWPARMQRLIKGKLVDLAVPGSEIWLDGGHNPGAGMVIAEAVATLEDRNQRPLFLITGMINTKDPVGYFQAFTGMARHVYTVPIRSSGAGIPHDELAIAAHEAGLSAEPVHSVENALKILRDSWDKSEAAPRILIGGSLYLAGDVLADNGTPPQ; encoded by the coding sequence ATGCCGTCGCGTGCTGAACAAGAGATAGAACGGCTGTTGGGCTTGCATCCCAAGGGCTTTGATCTGTCTTTGGGCCGCATCACCCGGCTTCTCGACACGCTGGGTAATCCGCATCTGAGGCTGCCGCCTGTGATCCATGTGGCGGGCACCAATGGCAAGGGCTCGGCAGTCGCCTTTTCGCGCGCGCTGCTCGAAGCCGCTGGCTATACGGTTCATGTCCATACCTCCCCGCATCTGGTGCGCTGGCACGAGCGTTACAGGCTCGGGGCACCGGGCGGCGGCAAGATCGTCGGCGATGATGTGCTGGCCGAAGCGGTCAAGCGGGTCGCTGAGGCCAATGCCGGGCAGGCAATCACTGTTTTCGAGATCCTGACTGCTGTCACCTTCGTGCTGTTTTCGGAACATCCCGCCGATGCCGTTATCCTCGAAGTCGGCCTTGGCGGGCGGTTTGACGCCACCAACGTCATTCCCGAACCTGCCGTCAGCGTCATCATGCCGATTTCGCTCGATCACCAACCCTATCTCGGTGACCGTGTCGAACTTATCGCGGCGGAAAAAGCCGGGATCATCAAGTCGCGCTGTCCGGTCGTTATCGGGGCGCAGGAAGAGGAAGCCGTACGGATGGTCCTGATCGAGACCGCCGAGCGGCGCGATTGCCCATACTCGGTCTATGGCCAGGATTTCCTCAGCTTTGAGGAACGCGGGCGAATGATCTATCAGGATAATACCGGGCTGATGGATCTTCCCTTGCCAGGGTTGCTCGGCCGCCATCAGCTGGCAAACGCTGCCGCCGCCATCCAGGCAGTCAAGACCGCCGGCTTTACCATCCCCGAACATGCGGTTGAGACGGCGATGACGTCGGTGGAATGGCCTGCACGCATGCAGCGCCTTATCAAGGGAAAACTGGTGGATCTGGCGGTTCCCGGATCGGAAATATGGCTCGATGGCGGACACAATCCTGGAGCGGGGATGGTCATTGCCGAGGCTGTTGCCACACTCGAAGACCGCAACCAGCGGCCGCTATTCCTGATAACCGGCATGATCAACACAAAGGATCCTGTCGGCTATTTCCAGGCCTTCACAGGTATGGCGCGGCATGTCTATACGGTACCGATCCGCTCCAGTGGCGCAGGCATTCCGCATGACGAGCTGGCTATCGCAGCCCACGAAGCAGGCCTGTCAGCCGAACCCGTTCATTCCGTGGAGAATGCGCTGAAAATCCTGCGTGACAGCTGGGACAAATCCGAAGCCGCACCGCGCATACTCATTGGCGGATCCCTCTATCTTGCCGGCGACGTCCTTGCCGACAACGGCACGCCGCCACAATAA